In Sulfurimonas hongkongensis, a single genomic region encodes these proteins:
- a CDS encoding nucleoside deaminase, whose product MKIAYDEAVDGMLKNEGGPFGAVIVKNDKVISKAHNCVLSTNDPTAHAEINAIREASEVLGTFELNECTLYTSCKPCPMCLGAIFWARIPIVYYGANEEDATYGGFDDKRFYEMIKGKNSDVKLIELDAKQNAKLFDMWLKKSDRKIY is encoded by the coding sequence ATGAAGATAGCTTATGATGAAGCAGTTGATGGAATGTTAAAAAACGAAGGTGGGCCTTTTGGCGCGGTTATTGTAAAAAATGATAAAGTCATCTCAAAAGCACATAACTGCGTGTTATCGACCAATGATCCAACCGCTCACGCAGAGATAAATGCCATAAGAGAGGCAAGTGAGGTATTAGGCACATTTGAGCTTAATGAATGCACGCTCTACACAAGTTGCAAACCTTGCCCTATGTGTTTAGGAGCGATCTTTTGGGCAAGGATTCCTATTGTTTATTATGGAGCAAATGAAGAAGATGCAACTTATGGTGGCTTTGATGATAAACGCTTTTATGAGATGATAAAAGGCAAAAACTCAGATGTTAAACTAATAGAGTTAGATGCCAAACAAAATGCAAAACTATTTGATATGTGGCTTAAAAAAAGCGATAGAAAGATCTATTAA
- a CDS encoding CopD family protein: protein MEYYQYILIFHIMAFMSWMAGLFYLPRLFVYHVEHMDKPDYIKIVEIQEYKLYKYIDMPAMIATLISGVVMFTLNPHLFDMGVWAYAKIAAVLLLVWYDLSMNHYRKQLLTRTCTKNGKFFRAYNEFPTLLAILIVTYVVLKDVPVIFTGFMVILFAVIVYVLLKHAKEPNLKVVEEELKKL, encoded by the coding sequence ATGGAATATTATCAGTATATTTTGATTTTTCATATTATGGCATTTATGTCATGGATGGCGGGGCTTTTCTATCTGCCAAGACTTTTTGTTTATCATGTAGAACATATGGATAAGCCTGATTATATAAAGATTGTTGAGATTCAAGAGTATAAACTTTACAAGTACATTGATATGCCAGCAATGATAGCGACTCTTATTAGTGGAGTTGTAATGTTTACTCTGAATCCGCATCTTTTTGATATGGGAGTTTGGGCTTATGCAAAGATAGCAGCGGTGTTGCTTCTTGTTTGGTATGATCTGTCTATGAATCATTATCGTAAGCAACTACTCACTCGAACTTGCACAAAAAATGGAAAGTTTTTTCGCGCTTACAATGAGTTTCCAACGCTTCTTGCGATCTTAATAGTAACTTATGTTGTGTTAAAAGATGTGCCAGTTATCTTTACTGGCTTTATGGTAATACTTTTTGCTGTAATTGTTTATGTACTATTAAAACATGCAAAAGAACCAAACCTTAAAGTAGTAGAAGAAGAGTTAAAAAAATTGTAA
- a CDS encoding HesA/MoeB/ThiF family protein, giving the protein MMNYFVRQVQLWGEDTQKSLQTKKIAIVGSGGLGSSLAFALGSSGIGEIHMIDFDDVTTHNLHRQIAFKIGDEGKNKATINATLIEQRCPFVKALSHECRLEEFCKKDIDLDLIIDATDNLPTRGEISDFALSKNIPWIYGTVEAYHGQVCFFESASYRDSFKINNRKPEGITGPIVMHIASLQANLALRYLAGLSVKKDLLYYLFFNDEGELITQKFSLPKQ; this is encoded by the coding sequence ATGATGAATTATTTTGTGCGCCAAGTTCAACTTTGGGGAGAAGATACTCAAAAATCACTACAAACTAAAAAGATAGCTATAGTAGGCTCAGGAGGATTGGGGAGTTCACTTGCATTTGCACTTGGTTCTAGTGGCATAGGCGAGATACATATGATAGATTTTGATGATGTCACAACCCACAACTTGCATCGCCAAATTGCTTTTAAAATTGGAGACGAGGGTAAAAACAAAGCAACTATAAATGCAACTCTAATAGAGCAGAGATGCCCTTTTGTAAAAGCTCTGTCTCATGAGTGCAGACTTGAAGAGTTTTGTAAAAAAGACATTGATCTAGACCTTATCATAGATGCAACAGACAATCTTCCAACTAGGGGCGAGATAAGTGACTTCGCTCTTAGTAAAAATATACCTTGGATCTATGGAACTGTTGAGGCATATCATGGACAAGTATGTTTTTTTGAGAGTGCGTCATATAGAGATTCTTTTAAGATTAACAATAGAAAACCAGAAGGAATTACTGGACCGATAGTTATGCACATTGCTTCACTACAGGCAAATCTTGCTCTTCGGTATTTAGCAGGATTGAGTGTTAAGAAAGATTTACTTTATTATCTGTTTTTTAACGATGAAGGCGAGCTAATCACTCAAAAATTTTCACTTCCCAAGCAATAA
- a CDS encoding succinyldiaminopimelate transaminase, protein MNFEPYPFEKLNNLLKNITPNPNFTPSTLTIGEPQRDTPAFIQDKLCKDSALLRKYPKTSGEKQLRDAQRLFVEKRFGVELKDEEIIPTFGTREVLFNFPQFLLFDKKEPAIAFTNPFYQIYEGAAIASRAKIVHINMNEANDFKPEIDENALSKCNLVIINSPNNPTASTLSLDELVEWVKLSQKHNFTLINDECYSELYIDEKTPSLLEAAIVANNSEFKNILVVNSISKRSSAPGLRSGFIAGDAEILKEYMKYRTYIGCASPLPLQGAAALAWSDEEHVDVAREMYKENFKIANEILGTKIPKATFYLWLKVKKPQEFTKNLYKKYNVKVLPGEYLARKNSDGINPAKEYIRVALVESPSMIRDALNRIKECLT, encoded by the coding sequence ATGAATTTTGAGCCATATCCATTTGAAAAACTAAACAATTTACTTAAAAATATCACACCAAACCCAAACTTTACTCCATCAACTCTTACCATCGGCGAACCTCAAAGAGACACTCCAGCATTTATACAAGACAAACTTTGCAAAGATTCAGCTCTTCTTAGGAAGTATCCTAAAACATCAGGAGAGAAACAGCTAAGAGATGCACAAAGATTATTTGTTGAAAAACGTTTTGGAGTTGAACTTAAGGATGAGGAGATCATCCCAACATTTGGGACTCGTGAAGTACTTTTTAATTTTCCTCAGTTTTTACTCTTTGATAAAAAAGAACCAGCTATAGCTTTTACAAATCCTTTCTATCAGATATATGAAGGTGCTGCAATTGCTTCAAGAGCTAAAATAGTCCATATAAATATGAACGAAGCAAATGACTTTAAGCCAGAGATAGATGAAAATGCACTAAGCAAATGCAATCTTGTCATCATAAACTCTCCTAACAATCCTACAGCTTCTACTCTATCTTTAGATGAACTTGTAGAGTGGGTAAAACTGAGTCAAAAACACAACTTTACCCTTATAAACGATGAGTGCTACAGTGAGCTTTATATAGACGAAAAAACACCCTCACTATTGGAGGCTGCCATTGTGGCTAACAATAGTGAGTTTAAAAATATTTTAGTTGTAAATTCCATCTCAAAACGCTCATCAGCTCCCGGGCTTCGTTCAGGTTTTATTGCAGGAGATGCAGAGATTTTAAAAGAGTATATGAAGTATAGGACTTATATAGGTTGTGCATCACCTCTTCCTCTTCAAGGTGCAGCTGCTCTGGCTTGGAGTGATGAAGAACATGTTGATGTAGCTAGAGAGATGTACAAAGAAAACTTTAAAATTGCAAATGAGATACTAGGCACTAAAATCCCAAAAGCAACTTTTTATCTCTGGCTTAAAGTGAAAAAACCACAAGAGTTTACTAAAAATCTTTACAAAAAGTACAATGTAAAAGTTCTCCCTGGTGAATATCTAGCAAGAAAAAATAGTGATGGCATAAACCCTGCAAAAGAGTATATAAGGGTAGCTTTAGTTGAATCTCCTAGCATGATAAGAGATGCATTAAATAGAATAAAGGAGTGCTTAACATGA
- the murC gene encoding UDP-N-acetylmuramate--L-alanine ligase: protein MKIHFIGIGGIGISGLAQYMHYKGHTVSGSDISDTIITKKLRDLGIKVTVSHNADAIVDQDLVVHSAIIRPDNPEIIQAKEKGIEVLARREALLQILNTSKVYSVAGAHGKSTTTAILTAIMEGSAIIGAESKAFGSNVRYDETNDIMLFEADESDGSFVNSNPHCAIVINAEPEHMEYYDYNFELFYESYKTFINSAKCRVLNAEDPFIATLVDEIDANWLYPSRDIKDIEFVLIGDEPHTRFTLRDLGSFDVWGFGKHIALDASLAILAAHESMEIEQIRKNLLKFKGIKKRFDIVGTQNNSVIIDDYGHHPTEIKATFESVKEYAQLKGFDRITAIWQPHKYSRTIDNLEEFIKCFEGVAELIILPVWSAGEAPREIDFKEKFKDYNLTMADTITRANNNISVIKDKETLKTLNKGLIIGFGAGDITYQIRGTA, encoded by the coding sequence ATGAAAATACATTTTATAGGTATAGGTGGCATAGGTATCTCAGGTCTCGCTCAGTACATGCACTACAAAGGGCACACAGTCAGTGGTTCTGATATTTCAGACACTATCATCACCAAAAAACTTCGTGATTTAGGTATAAAAGTCACAGTTTCTCACAATGCTGATGCTATAGTTGATCAAGACTTAGTTGTTCACTCAGCCATCATTCGTCCAGACAATCCAGAAATAATACAAGCAAAAGAAAAAGGCATAGAAGTATTGGCTCGTCGTGAAGCACTTTTGCAAATACTAAACACTTCAAAAGTCTACTCTGTAGCTGGTGCACATGGAAAAAGCACAACTACTGCAATTTTAACAGCCATTATGGAGGGTTCTGCAATTATCGGTGCAGAATCAAAGGCTTTTGGTTCAAATGTAAGATATGATGAAACAAATGATATCATGCTATTTGAGGCTGATGAGAGTGATGGAAGTTTTGTAAACTCAAATCCCCACTGTGCTATTGTAATTAACGCTGAACCTGAACATATGGAGTATTATGACTACAACTTCGAACTCTTTTATGAATCATACAAAACCTTTATAAATTCTGCTAAATGTCGTGTTTTAAATGCAGAAGATCCGTTTATTGCTACTCTAGTAGATGAAATAGACGCAAACTGGCTCTATCCAAGCCGTGATATAAAAGATATAGAGTTTGTTCTTATAGGCGATGAACCTCACACAAGATTTACCCTTAGAGATTTGGGTTCATTTGATGTTTGGGGCTTTGGTAAACATATAGCTCTTGATGCTTCACTTGCTATTTTAGCAGCTCATGAATCTATGGAGATAGAACAAATCAGAAAAAATCTTTTAAAATTTAAAGGTATAAAAAAACGTTTTGATATAGTAGGCACCCAAAACAATAGCGTCATCATTGATGATTATGGGCATCATCCAACAGAGATAAAAGCTACTTTTGAGTCTGTAAAAGAGTACGCACAGCTCAAAGGTTTTGATAGGATTACTGCTATCTGGCAACCACACAAGTACTCTAGAACTATTGACAACCTTGAAGAGTTTATAAAGTGTTTTGAGGGAGTTGCTGAACTTATTATCCTCCCTGTTTGGTCGGCAGGAGAAGCTCCAAGAGAGATAGATTTTAAAGAGAAGTTTAAAGATTATAACCTTACAATGGCAGATACCATCACAAGGGCAAACAACAACATTAGTGTTATAAAAGACAAAGAGACTCTAAAAACTCTAAACAAAGGTCTCATCATCGGTTTTGGTGCTGGAGATATAACTTATCAAATAAGAGGTACTGCTTAA
- a CDS encoding cold-shock protein — protein sequence MAALVNGTVKWFNSEKGFGFIEQEDGGKDVFVHFRQVNSNGYDRVSLNEGQKVTFEIGQGEKGPQAENVTGL from the coding sequence ATGGCAGCATTAGTAAATGGAACAGTTAAATGGTTCAATAGCGAAAAAGGTTTCGGTTTTATCGAGCAAGAAGATGGTGGAAAAGATGTATTTGTACACTTCCGTCAAGTTAACAGCAATGGTTACGATCGTGTTTCACTAAACGAAGGTCAAAAAGTGACTTTTGAAATTGGTCAAGGCGAAAAAGGCCCACAAGCAGAAAACGTTACAGGTCTGTAA
- a CDS encoding endonuclease MutS2, producing the protein MSINKTSKIDILIKQLDLSEHIEQFKSFFARESSLYIEGDQELHFKYIKALDNLEFKAPPKVANFFNIKAHLKKRGVLNFEQIFEIVKVVRYFNYFKNQEFEGIIGKWMEKIEVHEKFVEVEKYFKVDGLFNENLDEMLFGLTKRIKEHKTNMNESMKRLMSSSKLSGYLVDTQIHLINNEEALLVRGGFNHVLKGAVVGRSSGGFFYVSPDIILKSKEQIRFIEQEKQAIFYTYAKEFSSVLSELLPFINFIDKEFTKFDNYQARVLFAKSKNLQLIKSSKNDSKIILKDFIHPALAKPKPLSVDFSKNILMITGVNAGGKTMLLKSILASAFMAKYIIPMALNEHKSHIGSFKTILSIIDDPQNVKNDISTFAGRMQEFSKIFEHKSALVGIDEIELGTDSDEAAALFKVILDDLIKRGQKVVVTTHHKRLAALMADRDDVELMAALYDEELRAPTYEFMQGIIGKSYAFETALRYGISNAIVSEAKNVYGDNSERLNLLIERGSELERELKQKHKKVDEKLKYLDAKELDLKAQIEKLRAELEKEKKELRFTYEIAIDEAKKAAKAGDTKAIHRAMSKANQNLPKNKTQPNLNSHVYKVGDFIKYRNNKGSIISIKDKKEALIEVGGMRLRVKTKDLKPTKNIYIKPQTTVKVNVEKKAGLKCDLHGMRAEEAEEALDKFLSDALLNGWDEVIIYHGIGTGKLSYAVKNFLKAHPRVKKFEDAPQHMGGFGAKVVSL; encoded by the coding sequence ATGTCCATAAACAAAACTTCCAAAATAGATATACTAATAAAACAACTTGACTTGTCTGAGCATATAGAACAGTTTAAGAGCTTCTTTGCAAGAGAGAGTTCTCTCTACATTGAGGGAGACCAAGAGTTACATTTTAAGTATATAAAAGCACTAGATAACCTAGAATTCAAAGCCCCTCCTAAAGTAGCAAACTTTTTTAACATTAAAGCTCATCTAAAAAAAAGAGGTGTGCTTAATTTTGAACAGATTTTTGAGATAGTAAAAGTTGTTAGGTATTTCAACTACTTTAAAAATCAAGAGTTTGAGGGAATTATTGGCAAGTGGATGGAAAAAATTGAAGTTCATGAAAAGTTTGTAGAGGTTGAGAAATACTTTAAAGTTGATGGACTCTTTAATGAAAACCTAGATGAGATGCTATTTGGTTTGACTAAAAGAATCAAAGAGCATAAAACAAATATGAACGAGTCTATGAAGAGGCTCATGTCAAGCTCAAAACTCTCAGGATACTTAGTAGATACTCAAATACATCTCATAAATAATGAAGAGGCTCTTTTAGTTCGCGGTGGATTTAACCATGTACTAAAAGGTGCAGTAGTTGGACGAAGTAGCGGTGGATTTTTTTATGTATCGCCTGATATCATCTTAAAATCAAAAGAGCAGATTCGCTTTATTGAGCAAGAAAAACAAGCTATCTTTTATACTTATGCAAAAGAGTTCTCTAGTGTGCTTAGTGAGCTTTTACCCTTTATAAATTTTATAGATAAAGAGTTTACAAAGTTTGATAACTACCAAGCTAGAGTTCTTTTTGCAAAGAGTAAAAATCTTCAACTCATAAAAAGTTCAAAAAATGACTCTAAAATTATCCTAAAAGATTTTATCCATCCAGCTCTTGCCAAACCAAAACCTCTAAGCGTTGACTTTAGTAAAAACATACTTATGATAACTGGTGTAAATGCTGGTGGAAAAACTATGCTGCTAAAATCTATTCTTGCCTCTGCATTTATGGCAAAGTACATCATACCAATGGCATTAAATGAACATAAATCTCATATTGGAAGCTTTAAAACTATCCTCTCCATCATAGACGATCCACAAAATGTAAAAAATGATATATCCACTTTTGCTGGACGTATGCAAGAGTTCTCAAAAATCTTTGAGCACAAATCTGCATTAGTTGGTATCGATGAGATAGAGCTTGGAACAGATAGTGACGAGGCGGCAGCTCTGTTTAAAGTTATACTTGATGATCTTATAAAGCGAGGTCAAAAAGTAGTAGTGACAACACACCATAAACGTTTAGCTGCTCTTATGGCTGATCGCGATGATGTTGAGCTGATGGCAGCACTTTATGATGAAGAGCTAAGAGCTCCAACCTATGAGTTTATGCAAGGCATTATTGGCAAAAGTTATGCTTTTGAGACGGCTCTTAGATACGGCATCTCAAATGCAATAGTTAGTGAAGCAAAAAATGTTTACGGGGACAACAGTGAAAGGCTAAATCTTCTTATAGAGCGAGGCTCAGAGCTTGAGCGAGAGTTAAAACAAAAGCATAAAAAAGTAGATGAAAAGCTCAAATACTTAGATGCAAAAGAGCTTGACTTAAAAGCTCAAATAGAGAAGCTAAGAGCAGAACTTGAAAAAGAAAAAAAAGAGCTAAGATTTACTTATGAGATAGCTATAGATGAAGCAAAAAAAGCTGCAAAGGCAGGTGACACAAAAGCCATCCACAGAGCCATGAGCAAGGCAAATCAAAACCTGCCAAAAAACAAAACTCAACCAAACTTAAATAGCCATGTTTACAAGGTTGGTGACTTTATAAAGTATAGAAATAACAAAGGTAGTATCATCTCTATAAAAGACAAAAAAGAAGCACTTATAGAGGTTGGTGGCATGAGACTTAGAGTTAAAACAAAAGATTTAAAGCCCACTAAAAATATCTATATAAAACCACAAACTACTGTAAAAGTAAATGTTGAAAAAAAAGCTGGCTTAAAATGTGATTTGCATGGTATGAGAGCAGAGGAAGCTGAGGAAGCTCTAGATAAGTTTCTCTCTGATGCACTGCTTAATGGTTGGGATGAAGTCATAATTTATCACGGCATAGGAACTGGTAAACTCTCATATGCAGTTAAAAACTTCCTTAAAGCCCATCCTAGGGTTAAAAAGTTTGAAGATGCACCACAGCACATGGGTGGCTTTGGTGCAAAAGTAGTTTCACTTTAA
- a CDS encoding thioredoxin family protein has translation MKILISLILMFTLGLSAQIDEFAQEVKYLRDYTKALQVAKEQNKLLMFVAVGDYCPWCKKFERKTLSSKEIKARVSNEFVPLIIDRVKDKGAYPREFYAKVVPTVFFIDPNTQKIVFESMGYMKPSDFSGDLDSAKENFIKYK, from the coding sequence ATGAAGATACTTATATCCCTTATACTAATGTTTACACTAGGGTTGTCTGCACAAATAGATGAATTTGCTCAAGAGGTAAAATACTTAAGAGACTATACAAAGGCACTACAAGTTGCAAAAGAGCAAAACAAGCTTTTAATGTTTGTTGCTGTTGGGGATTACTGTCCTTGGTGTAAAAAATTTGAGAGAAAAACTCTTAGCTCAAAAGAGATAAAAGCAAGGGTTTCAAACGAATTTGTACCTCTTATCATAGATAGAGTAAAGGATAAAGGAGCGTATCCACGAGAATTTTACGCTAAAGTAGTTCCAACTGTTTTTTTTATAGATCCAAATACACAAAAGATAGTTTTTGAGTCTATGGGATACATGAAGCCTAGTGATTTTTCTGGCGATTTAGACTCTGCAAAAGAAAATTTTATAAAGTATAAATAA
- a CDS encoding NAD(P)/FAD-dependent oxidoreductase, whose translation MSKKVAIIGGGASGLLCAIECAKESCKVDVFEQNDKCAKKILVSGNGRCNITNKNLTTYDYFGQNPHFAKDAIEGFGYKEFSNFASSFGLILNTLDDGRAYPLSNESKSVATLLTTYATNLGVKIYTSTKIKNIKELLKNYDAVVVATGSCAAEHLGGCADGYEFAKEFGHNIIATYPSLVQLHLNSTIAHKMSGVKTQGEVTLLVNNKKDISICGDILFTNYGVSGFAILDISQRASKALLEYAKVGISINLLPSYNTQKLSTHITNLAKAMPNLSVFDILIGLVPLKIAQGILQTLVISKSTKIDTKLSKKIANQMLNWRFEVTSTHGFRHSEVSGGGVDVSEINPKTFESLKQKNLYFCGEVLDIVGKRGGYNFAFAWASGYLCAKDIIK comes from the coding sequence ATGAGTAAAAAAGTAGCCATCATAGGTGGTGGAGCTTCTGGGCTTTTGTGTGCTATAGAGTGTGCAAAAGAGTCTTGTAAAGTTGATGTTTTTGAGCAAAATGACAAGTGTGCTAAGAAGATTTTAGTGTCTGGAAATGGACGATGCAATATTACTAATAAAAACCTCACAACTTATGACTACTTTGGGCAAAATCCTCATTTTGCAAAAGATGCCATAGAGGGATTTGGATATAAAGAGTTCAGTAACTTTGCATCTAGCTTTGGTCTAATACTCAACACACTCGATGATGGAAGAGCTTATCCCCTTAGCAATGAATCAAAGAGCGTAGCCACACTTCTTACAACTTATGCAACAAATCTTGGTGTTAAGATCTACACAAGCACTAAGATAAAAAACATAAAAGAGTTGCTAAAAAACTATGACGCTGTGGTTGTGGCGACTGGCTCATGTGCAGCCGAGCATCTAGGTGGATGCGCGGATGGATATGAGTTTGCAAAAGAGTTTGGGCACAACATCATTGCAACTTACCCCTCACTTGTTCAACTTCATCTAAATTCTACTATAGCTCACAAAATGAGTGGAGTTAAAACACAAGGTGAAGTTACACTTTTAGTCAATAACAAAAAAGATATCTCAATTTGCGGAGATATCTTGTTTACAAACTATGGAGTTTCAGGTTTTGCCATACTAGACATCTCTCAAAGAGCGAGTAAAGCACTTTTAGAATATGCTAAGGTTGGTATATCTATAAACCTCCTTCCATCATACAACACTCAAAAACTCTCAACTCACATAACAAACCTAGCCAAAGCTATGCCAAATCTTAGTGTTTTTGATATCTTAATAGGTCTAGTACCCCTAAAGATAGCTCAAGGTATTCTTCAAACTCTTGTGATTTCTAAAAGCACAAAAATAGACACAAAACTTAGTAAAAAAATAGCAAATCAGATGCTAAATTGGCGTTTTGAAGTGACTAGCACCCATGGTTTTCGTCATTCTGAAGTAAGTGGTGGCGGAGTTGATGTAAGTGAGATAAACCCAAAAACTTTTGAGTCACTAAAGCAAAAAAATCTCTACTTTTGCGGAGAAGTTTTAGATATTGTAGGAAAGCGAGGCGGATACAACTTTGCATTTGCATGGGCTAGTGGATATCTTTGTGCAAAAGATATAATAAAGTAA
- a CDS encoding EI24 domain-containing protein, with translation MKTEKDIILLSIKDFLSLKMLKYSLAPFFITLILMYILFFIFAGMGVDSLAEMQVQSTQTTIQNGIPHTQSVTTMVEGNSVVEYLMSFAITSWLATFFIYAIGGFLTLYISIFIAIIVIGFLTPFVLRELQKRHYQDIKLIGYSNLLTDLFLVVKWAVIMILLFIALIPFYFIPIVNIVAFNLPLYYFFHKMLKFDISSNICTKQESKQIDYFLSNKLRLKTLSLYLISLVPFAIFFGAVLFVIYLGHTYFLEVKKLRSAESTL, from the coding sequence ATGAAAACTGAAAAAGACATTATACTACTTAGTATAAAAGACTTCTTATCGCTAAAGATGTTAAAGTACTCTTTGGCTCCTTTTTTTATCACTTTAATTTTAATGTATATTTTGTTTTTTATTTTTGCTGGGATGGGAGTTGATAGTTTAGCTGAGATGCAAGTACAATCGACTCAAACTACAATACAAAATGGCATCCCTCACACACAGAGCGTAACTACAATGGTTGAGGGTAATTCCGTAGTGGAGTATTTGATGAGCTTTGCCATTACTTCTTGGCTTGCTACATTTTTCATCTATGCTATTGGAGGGTTTTTAACCCTTTATATCTCTATCTTTATAGCGATTATTGTTATAGGGTTTTTAACACCTTTTGTGCTTCGTGAACTTCAAAAGAGACACTATCAAGATATAAAACTCATAGGTTACTCTAATCTGCTTACTGACCTGTTTCTTGTTGTGAAATGGGCTGTGATTATGATACTACTTTTTATAGCTTTAATCCCTTTTTATTTTATCCCCATAGTAAATATAGTAGCATTTAATCTCCCTCTATATTACTTTTTTCATAAGATGCTAAAGTTTGATATTTCATCAAATATCTGCACAAAACAAGAGAGCAAACAGATAGACTACTTTTTATCTAACAAACTAAGACTAAAAACTCTAAGCCTCTATCTTATCTCACTTGTTCCATTTGCTATATTTTTTGGAGCTGTTTTATTTGTAATATATCTAGGTCATACTTACTTTTTAGAGGTAAAAAAACTTCGTAGCGCGGAGTCAACCCTCTGA